The genome window GTCAGGCGTTCGAATCGCGGCGGTGACATCCTCGCCGTTGAGAAAAACGCGCTGTGGCGTCCCCTCGCCGAAAGAAATCTCACTGGGCGCGGCGAGCCGGGCGGCAGCCTCGCCATCCTCCGGGCCGAGCCCGTGGCGAGTGGCCAGGAGGGCAACCGCCCGATACATCGCGCCAGTATCGAGGTATCGCAAGTCGAGCCGTTCGGCGAGAATTTTGGCAACTGTTGATTTTCCCGCTCCGGCCGGGCCGTCAATCGCAATGACGGGTCGCATTAGGCTTCGCTCCAGGTCACGCCGAGCGTGCGTAGGTCGTCCACAAATCCAGGATAGCTGGTTGCAATCGAATCAGCCCCCCGAATCGTGGTGTCGCCCGTCGCGCTCAGCAACCCCGCGATCGCAAAACTCATTGCCAACCGGTGATCGCCGTGCGCGTCAATCGTCGCGCCCCTTAAAGCCACTGGCCCGTGAATGGCCATGCCATCCGGAAACTCGTCCACCGACGCGCCCATCGCCCGCAACCCCTTTGCCATCTGCGCAATCCGGTCACTCTCCTTCACCCGCAACTCCGCCGCTCCGCGCACCACGCTCGTTCCGTGCGCCTGCGTCGCGAGAACACTCAGCACCGGAATCTCATCAATCAGCCTCGGCACCAACTCGCCTTCAATCACAAAGGGCTTCAAGCCAGGCGGCCCGCTGACCACCAAATCCGCGAGCGGTTCGCCCAACTCCGCCCGTTCATTTTCCCGCGTCACCGAAGCCCCCATATGCGCAAGCACATCAAGCAGGCCCGAGCGCGTCGGATTCACCGAAACGCCCCGAAGCACCGCCTGCGCCCCCGGCGAACCCGCCACCAAACACAGCGCAAAGGCCGCGCTCGAAATGTCGCCCGGCACTCGAAACTCAAATCCGCCCCACTCGGCGCGTTGAACCGAAATCTGGTTGCGACACCGGGTGAGCGGCACGCCGAGCGCCTCCATCAAGCGCTCCGTGTGGTCGCGACTTTGCTCGGGCTCGTCCACGCTAGTCTCACCCTCGGCCCGCACCCCCGCGAGCAAAATCGCACTCTTGATCTGCGCGCTCGCCACCGGCGAGAGGTAGTCAATGCCGCGCAGCGTTCCGCCGGTCAATCGCACGGGCGCCTTTTCGCCCTCTACCTTTGCGCCCATCATCTTGAGCGGGAGGCCAATGCGCCCCATCGGACGCCGCGAGAGCGAAGCGTCGCCGACAAATTCTACGCTCATCGGTCGCGAAGCGAATACTCCCAT of Chthonomonas sp. contains these proteins:
- the aroA gene encoding 3-phosphoshikimate 1-carboxyvinyltransferase; the protein is MELRFGPALSPPRGEITPPADKSLTHRALIFGALANSTSEIHNPLTGEDCRATRRILEMVGMRVEESGDVWRVQPATWTTPTEPVDCGNSGTTMRLLMGVFASRPMSVEFVGDASLSRRPMGRIGLPLKMMGAKVEGEKAPVRLTGGTLRGIDYLSPVASAQIKSAILLAGVRAEGETSVDEPEQSRDHTERLMEALGVPLTRCRNQISVQRAEWGGFEFRVPGDISSAAFALCLVAGSPGAQAVLRGVSVNPTRSGLLDVLAHMGASVTRENERAELGEPLADLVVSGPPGLKPFVIEGELVPRLIDEIPVLSVLATQAHGTSVVRGAAELRVKESDRIAQMAKGLRAMGASVDEFPDGMAIHGPVALRGATIDAHGDHRLAMSFAIAGLLSATGDTTIRGADSIATSYPGFVDDLRTLGVTWSEA